From one Enterobacter kobei genomic stretch:
- the glgP gene encoding glycogen phosphorylase, which yields MNAPFTYASPTLSVEALKHSIAYKLMFTIGKDPVIANKHEWLNATLFAVRDRLVERWLRSNRAQLSQETRQVYYLSMEFLIGRTLSNAMLSLGIYDDVKNALEEMGLDLEELIDEENDPGLGNGGLGRLAACFLDSLATLALPGRGYGIRYDYGMFKQNIVDGRQKESPDYWLEYGNPWEFKRHNTRYKVRFGGRVQLEGKKSRWLETEEILAVAYDQIIPGYDTDATNTLRLWNAQASSAINLGKFNQGDYFAAVEDKNHSENVSRVLYPDDSTYSGRELRLRQEYFLVSATVQDILNRHYMLHKTYDNLADKIAIHLNDTHPVLGIPELMRLLMDEHKFSWDDAFEVTCQVFSYTNHTLMSEALETWPVDMLGKILPRHLQIIFEINDYFLKTVQDQYPDDTGLLSRVSIIDESNGRRVRMAWLAVVASHKVNGVSELHSNLMVQSLFADFAKIFPTRFTNVTNGVTPRRWLALANPPLSDVLDENIGRTWRTDLSQLQELEQHIDFPSVNQAVRQAKLENKKRLAIMIAQQLNVVVNPKALFDVQIKRIHEYKRQLMNVLHVIARYNRIKADPDADWVPRVNIFAGKAASAYYMAKHIIHLINDVAKVVNNDPQIGDKLKVVFIPNYSVSLAQMIIPAADLSEQISLAGTEASGTSNMKFALNGALTIGTLDGANVEMQDHVGEENIFIFGNTADEVEELRRQGYKPRDYYEKDEELREVLTQIGTGVFSPDEPGRYRDLVDSLINFGDHYQVLADFRSYVDCQDRVDELYRHPEEWTIKAMHNIAAMGYFSSDRTIQEYADKIWHIDPVRL from the coding sequence ATGAATGCACCTTTTACGTATGCATCACCCACGCTGAGCGTCGAGGCGCTCAAGCACTCGATCGCCTATAAGCTGATGTTCACCATCGGCAAGGATCCGGTGATCGCCAATAAACACGAATGGCTGAACGCCACGCTGTTCGCCGTGCGTGACCGTCTTGTCGAACGCTGGCTGCGCTCCAACCGCGCGCAGCTGTCGCAGGAAACGCGGCAGGTTTACTACCTGTCGATGGAATTTCTGATTGGCCGTACGCTCTCCAACGCCATGTTGTCATTGGGTATTTATGACGACGTGAAAAATGCCCTCGAAGAGATGGGGCTGGATCTGGAAGAGCTGATTGACGAAGAAAACGACCCCGGTTTAGGTAACGGCGGTCTGGGCCGTCTGGCGGCGTGCTTCCTCGATTCGCTGGCGACCCTCGCGCTGCCGGGCCGTGGTTACGGTATCCGCTACGACTACGGCATGTTCAAACAAAACATCGTTGATGGCCGTCAGAAAGAGTCGCCGGATTACTGGCTGGAATACGGTAACCCGTGGGAATTCAAACGCCACAACACGCGCTATAAAGTGCGTTTCGGTGGTCGCGTACAGCTGGAAGGGAAAAAATCCCGCTGGCTGGAAACCGAAGAAATTCTGGCGGTGGCCTACGATCAGATCATCCCAGGCTACGACACTGACGCGACCAACACCCTGCGTCTGTGGAACGCCCAGGCGAGTAGCGCGATTAACCTTGGTAAATTCAACCAGGGCGACTATTTTGCCGCCGTGGAAGATAAAAACCACTCGGAAAACGTCTCCCGCGTACTCTATCCGGATGACTCGACCTATTCCGGGCGCGAGCTGCGGTTACGTCAGGAGTATTTCCTGGTGTCGGCGACGGTGCAGGACATCCTCAACCGTCACTACATGCTGCACAAGACCTACGATAATCTGGCAGACAAGATCGCCATTCACCTCAATGACACGCACCCGGTGCTCGGTATTCCTGAGCTGATGCGCCTGTTGATGGATGAGCATAAGTTCTCGTGGGATGATGCTTTTGAAGTGACCTGCCAGGTGTTCTCCTACACCAACCACACGCTGATGAGCGAAGCGCTGGAAACCTGGCCGGTGGACATGCTGGGCAAAATCCTGCCGCGTCACTTACAGATCATTTTCGAAATTAACGACTACTTCCTGAAGACCGTGCAGGATCAGTATCCGGATGACACCGGGCTGCTGAGCCGCGTCTCCATCATCGACGAGTCCAATGGCCGCCGTGTACGCATGGCGTGGCTGGCAGTGGTGGCAAGTCATAAAGTGAATGGCGTGTCCGAGCTGCACTCCAACCTGATGGTACAGTCGCTGTTTGCCGATTTTGCGAAGATTTTCCCGACGCGCTTTACCAACGTGACCAACGGCGTGACGCCGCGTCGCTGGCTGGCACTGGCGAATCCGCCGCTGTCTGACGTGCTGGACGAAAATATTGGCCGCACCTGGCGCACCGATTTGAGCCAGTTGCAGGAGCTTGAACAGCACATTGATTTCCCGAGCGTTAACCAGGCCGTGCGCCAGGCGAAGCTTGAGAATAAAAAGCGCCTGGCGATCATGATCGCTCAGCAGCTCAACGTGGTGGTCAATCCGAAAGCGCTGTTTGACGTGCAAATCAAACGTATCCACGAATACAAACGTCAGCTGATGAACGTGCTGCATGTGATTGCGCGCTACAACCGCATCAAGGCCGATCCGGATGCTGACTGGGTGCCGCGCGTCAACATCTTCGCCGGTAAAGCGGCGTCGGCCTATTACATGGCGAAGCACATTATTCACCTCATCAATGACGTTGCCAAAGTGGTCAACAACGATCCGCAGATTGGCGACAAACTGAAAGTGGTGTTTATCCCCAACTACAGCGTCAGCCTGGCGCAGATGATCATTCCGGCCGCCGATCTCTCTGAGCAGATTTCGCTGGCCGGTACCGAAGCGTCCGGCACCAGTAACATGAAATTCGCGCTCAACGGCGCGCTGACCATTGGTACGCTGGATGGGGCGAACGTCGAGATGCAGGATCACGTAGGCGAAGAGAATATCTTTATCTTCGGTAACACGGCGGATGAAGTGGAAGAGTTGCGTCGTCAGGGTTACAAACCTCGTGATTACTACGAGAAAGATGAAGAGCTGCGTGAAGTGCTGACGCAGATCGGCACCGGCGTGTTCAGCCCCGACGAGCCGGGCCGCTACCGCGATCTGGTGGATTCACTGATTAACTTCGGCGATCACTATCAGGTGCTGGCGGATTTCCGCAGCTATGTGGATTGTCAGGATCGCGTGGACGAGCTGTATCGTCATCCGGAAGAGTGGACCATTAAAGCGATGCATAACATCGCGGCGATGGGCTATTTCTCATCTGACCGCACGATCCAGGAGTACGCCGACAAGATCTGGCATATCGATCCGGTGCGGTTGTAA
- the glpD gene encoding glycerol-3-phosphate dehydrogenase, which translates to METKDLIVIGGGINGAGIAADAAGRGLSVLMLEAQDLACATSSASSKLIHGGLRYLEHYEFRLVSEALAEREVLLKMAPHIAFPMRFRLPHRPHLRPAWMIRIGLFMYDHLGKRTSLPASTGLRFGAESVMKPEIVRGFEYSDCWVDDARMVLANAQMVVRKGGEVMTRTRATSAKRVNGLWVVEAEDIDTGEKYTWQARGLVNATGPWVKQFFDEGMELPSPYGIRLIKGSHIVVPRVHTQKQAYILQNEDKRIVFVIPWMDEFSIIGTTDVEYQGDPKNVEIDESEINYLLKVYNAHFKKQLARDDIVWTYSGVRPLCDDESDSPQAITRDYTLDIHDENGKAPLLSVFGGKLTTYRKLAEHAMEKLSTYYKDIGPAWTKTCVLPGGDLQGDRDDYAAKLRRRYPFISEQMARHYARTYGSNSELILNGATSLADLGEDFGHEFYEAELRYLVEHEWVRRLDDAIWRRTKQGMWLNAEQQSRISQWLTRHAKRELSLAS; encoded by the coding sequence ATGGAAACCAAAGATCTGATTGTGATAGGCGGGGGCATCAACGGTGCCGGTATCGCGGCAGACGCCGCAGGGCGCGGTTTATCTGTGCTCATGCTGGAAGCGCAGGATCTTGCCTGCGCCACCTCGTCAGCGAGTTCGAAACTGATCCACGGCGGCCTGCGCTACCTTGAACACTACGAATTCCGCCTGGTGAGCGAAGCACTGGCCGAACGTGAAGTGCTGCTGAAAATGGCGCCGCACATTGCCTTCCCGATGCGCTTCCGCCTGCCCCACCGCCCGCATTTACGCCCGGCGTGGATGATCCGCATTGGTCTGTTTATGTACGATCACCTGGGTAAACGCACCAGTCTGCCCGCGTCTACCGGTTTGCGTTTTGGCGCAGAATCCGTAATGAAACCCGAAATCGTGCGCGGTTTCGAATATTCCGACTGCTGGGTGGACGATGCGCGCATGGTACTGGCGAATGCGCAAATGGTGGTACGCAAAGGCGGCGAAGTGATGACCCGTACCCGCGCCACCTCCGCCAAACGTGTTAACGGTCTGTGGGTGGTGGAAGCCGAAGATATTGATACTGGCGAGAAATACACCTGGCAGGCGCGCGGTCTGGTGAATGCGACTGGCCCGTGGGTGAAACAGTTCTTCGACGAAGGGATGGAGTTGCCGTCACCGTATGGTATCCGCCTGATCAAAGGCAGCCACATTGTTGTGCCGCGCGTCCATACGCAGAAACAGGCCTACATCCTGCAAAACGAAGATAAACGTATTGTGTTCGTGATCCCGTGGATGGATGAGTTTTCCATCATTGGCACCACCGATGTGGAATATCAGGGCGATCCGAAAAACGTTGAGATCGACGAAAGCGAAATCAACTACCTGCTGAAGGTCTATAACGCGCACTTCAAAAAGCAGCTGGCGCGCGACGATATTGTCTGGACTTACTCTGGCGTACGTCCGCTGTGCGATGACGAATCCGATTCGCCGCAGGCCATTACCCGCGATTACACGCTGGATATTCACGACGAAAACGGCAAAGCGCCGTTGCTGTCGGTATTCGGCGGCAAGCTAACGACCTACCGTAAGCTGGCAGAACACGCGATGGAAAAACTGTCGACGTACTATAAAGACATTGGGCCGGCGTGGACCAAAACCTGCGTGCTGCCGGGTGGCGATCTGCAAGGCGATCGCGACGACTACGCGGCTAAACTGCGTCGTCGCTATCCGTTTATCAGCGAGCAGATGGCCCGCCATTATGCCCGCACTTACGGCAGCAACAGCGAGCTGATCCTCAACGGCGCAACGTCGCTGGCCGATCTGGGTGAAGATTTCGGCCATGAGTTTTACGAAGCAGAATTGCGTTATCTGGTCGAGCACGAATGGGTGCGCCGTCTGGACGATGCTATCTGGCGTCGCACTAAACAGGGTATGTGGCTGAACGCCGAGCAGCAGTCGCGCATTTCCCAGTGGCTGACACGTCATGCGAAACGCGAGTTGTCGCTGGCGTCATAA
- a CDS encoding DeoR/GlpR family transcriptional regulator, whose translation MKQTQRHDAIIELVKKQGYVSTEELVEQFSVSPQTIRRDLNDLADQNMILRHHGGAALPSSSVNTPWHDRKATQTAEKERIARKVASQIPNGATLFIDIGTTPEAVAHALLEHSNLRVVTNNLNVANTLKTKEDFRIILAGGELRSRDGGIIGEATLDFISQFRLDFGILGISGIDSDGSLLEFDYHEVRTKRAIIENSRHVMLVVDHSKFGRNAMVNMGSISMVNAVYTDVMPPAGVLQVINDHNIQLELC comes from the coding sequence ATGAAGCAGACACAACGCCACGATGCCATTATCGAGCTGGTTAAAAAGCAGGGGTACGTCAGTACCGAGGAGCTGGTAGAGCAGTTTTCCGTCAGCCCGCAGACTATCCGCCGCGATCTGAATGACCTTGCCGATCAGAATATGATCCTGCGTCATCACGGCGGCGCGGCGTTGCCGTCCAGCTCGGTAAATACCCCGTGGCACGATCGTAAAGCCACACAAACCGCCGAAAAAGAGCGTATTGCCCGCAAAGTGGCAAGCCAGATCCCTAATGGCGCGACGTTATTTATCGATATCGGCACGACGCCGGAAGCGGTGGCCCATGCGTTACTGGAGCACAGTAATTTGCGGGTGGTGACTAACAATCTGAACGTGGCTAATACGCTGAAAACGAAAGAAGACTTCCGCATTATTCTCGCCGGGGGAGAGTTGCGCAGTCGTGATGGCGGCATTATTGGCGAAGCGACGCTGGATTTTATCTCCCAGTTCCGTCTTGATTTCGGCATCCTTGGGATCAGCGGCATCGACAGCGACGGCTCACTGCTGGAGTTTGATTACCATGAAGTGCGCACCAAGCGGGCGATCATTGAAAACTCACGCCACGTTATGCTGGTGGTGGATCACTCGAAATTTGGCCGTAACGCGATGGTGAACATGGGCAGCATCAGCATGGTGAATGCGGTATACACCGACGTGATGCCGCCCGCCGGTGTGTTGCAGGTCATCAACGATCACAATATTCAGCTTGAGCTGTGCTAA
- the malT gene encoding HTH-type transcriptional regulator MalT: MLIPSKLSRPVRLDHTVVRDRLLAKLAGANNFRLALVTSPAGYGKTTLISQWAAGKSDLGWFSLDEGDNQQERFANYLMAAVQQATHGHCVTSEAIAQKGQYASLSSLFAQLFIELADWDRPLYLVIDDYHLITNPVIHDAMRFFLRHQPECLTLVVLSRNLPQLGIANLRVRDQLLEIGSQHLAFTHQEAKLFFDCRLEWPIEPAESSRLCDDVAGWATALQLIALSARQNNHAAHQSARRLAGINASHLSDYLVDEVLDNIDLSTRHLLLKSSLLRSMNDALIVRVTGEENGQMRLEEIERQGLFLQRMDDSGEWFSYHPLFGNFLRQRCQWELATELPEIHRAAAESWMAQGFPSEAIHHALAAGDGCMLRDILLHHAWGLFNHSELALLEESLKALPWESLLENPRLVLLQAWLMQSQYRYSEVNTLLARAEQEMDMEMDRSLHGDFNALRAQVAINAGDPAEAERLSTVALEELPLANYYSRIVATSVHGEVLHCKGQLTHSLTVMQQTEQMARRHDVWHYALWSLIQQSEILFAQGFLQAAWETQEKAFALIREQHLEQLPLHEFLLRIRAQLLWAWARLDESEAAAREGLNVLAAYQPQQQMQCLALLVQNSLARGDLDNARSHLNRLENLLGNGQYHSDWVSNADKVRVIYWQMIGDKNAAAQWLRQTPKPEFADNHFLQSQWRNIARAQILLGDFDPAEMVLEELNENARSLRLMSDLNRNLLLLNQLYWQAGRKSEAQRVLMEALTLANRTGFISHFVIEGEAMAQQLRQLIQLNALPELEGHRAQRILRDINQHHRHKFAHFDEGFVERLLNHPEVPELIRTSPLTQREWQVLGLIYSGYSNEQIAGELAVAATTIKTHIRNLYQKLGVAHRQDAVQHAQQLLKMMGYGV; encoded by the coding sequence ATGTTGATACCGTCTAAATTAAGTCGCCCGGTTCGCCTTGACCACACAGTGGTGCGTGACCGATTGCTGGCTAAACTTGCGGGCGCCAACAATTTTCGCCTGGCGCTGGTGACAAGTCCTGCCGGTTATGGAAAAACGACCCTTATTTCGCAGTGGGCCGCAGGGAAAAGCGATCTCGGATGGTTTTCCCTTGATGAGGGGGATAACCAGCAGGAGCGCTTTGCCAACTATTTAATGGCAGCGGTGCAGCAAGCCACTCACGGCCACTGCGTCACCAGTGAAGCCATTGCCCAGAAAGGCCAGTACGCCAGCCTGTCGTCACTCTTTGCCCAGCTGTTTATCGAGCTGGCAGACTGGGATCGCCCGCTGTATCTGGTGATTGATGATTACCACCTGATCACCAACCCGGTGATCCACGATGCAATGCGCTTTTTCCTGCGCCATCAGCCGGAATGCCTGACGCTGGTGGTGCTGTCGCGTAATCTGCCGCAACTGGGTATTGCTAACCTGCGCGTGCGCGATCAGCTGCTGGAAATCGGTAGTCAGCATCTGGCCTTTACCCATCAGGAAGCGAAGCTGTTTTTTGACTGTCGCCTGGAGTGGCCTATTGAACCGGCGGAAAGCAGCCGCCTGTGCGACGATGTCGCCGGCTGGGCCACCGCGCTCCAGCTTATCGCCCTCTCCGCCCGCCAGAATAACCATGCTGCACACCAGTCGGCCCGCCGTCTCGCAGGCATCAACGCCAGCCATCTGTCAGATTATCTGGTGGATGAAGTGCTGGATAATATCGATCTCAGTACCCGCCATTTGTTGCTGAAAAGTTCCCTGCTGCGCTCGATGAACGATGCGCTGATTGTGCGTGTTACGGGCGAAGAAAACGGGCAGATGCGCCTGGAAGAGATCGAACGTCAGGGCCTTTTTCTGCAACGGATGGATGATTCCGGTGAATGGTTCAGCTATCACCCGCTGTTCGGCAATTTCCTGCGTCAGCGCTGTCAGTGGGAGCTGGCGACCGAGTTGCCGGAGATCCACCGTGCGGCGGCGGAAAGCTGGATGGCGCAGGGTTTCCCCAGCGAAGCCATTCACCATGCGCTGGCCGCGGGCGATGGCTGTATGCTGCGCGACATTTTGCTCCATCACGCCTGGGGGCTGTTTAACCACAGCGAACTGGCGCTGCTGGAAGAATCCCTGAAGGCGCTGCCCTGGGAAAGCCTGCTGGAGAATCCGCGTCTGGTGCTGTTACAGGCGTGGCTGATGCAGAGCCAGTACCGCTACAGCGAAGTGAACACCCTGCTGGCCCGCGCCGAGCAGGAGATGGACATGGAAATGGATCGCTCCCTGCACGGCGATTTCAACGCCCTGCGCGCACAGGTGGCCATCAACGCCGGCGATCCTGCGGAAGCCGAGCGCCTGTCGACGGTGGCGCTGGAAGAGTTGCCACTGGCGAATTACTACAGCCGCATTGTTGCCACTTCGGTGCACGGTGAAGTGCTGCACTGCAAAGGGCAACTCACCCACTCGCTGACGGTGATGCAGCAGACCGAGCAAATGGCGCGTCGCCACGATGTCTGGCATTACGCACTGTGGAGTCTGATCCAGCAAAGTGAAATTTTGTTTGCCCAGGGCTTTTTACAGGCCGCGTGGGAAACGCAGGAAAAAGCCTTTGCGCTGATCCGCGAGCAGCATCTGGAGCAACTACCGCTGCACGAGTTTTTACTGCGCATTCGTGCGCAACTGCTGTGGGCGTGGGCGCGGCTGGATGAATCGGAAGCTGCCGCCCGCGAAGGGTTAAACGTACTCGCCGCCTACCAGCCGCAGCAGCAGATGCAGTGCCTGGCGCTGCTGGTGCAAAATTCGCTGGCGCGCGGTGATCTGGATAACGCCCGCAGCCATCTCAATCGCCTGGAAAATTTACTCGGCAACGGTCAGTATCACAGCGACTGGGTGTCCAACGCCGATAAAGTGCGGGTGATTTACTGGCAGATGATTGGCGACAAAAATGCCGCCGCCCAGTGGCTGCGTCAGACCCCGAAACCGGAGTTCGCCGATAACCACTTCCTGCAAAGCCAGTGGCGCAACATTGCCCGCGCGCAGATCCTGCTCGGGGATTTTGATCCGGCAGAAATGGTGCTGGAAGAGTTAAACGAAAACGCACGCAGTCTGCGGCTGATGAGCGATCTGAACCGTAACCTGTTGCTGCTGAACCAGCTCTACTGGCAGGCGGGCCGTAAAAGCGAGGCGCAGCGGGTGCTGATGGAAGCGCTGACGCTGGCGAACCGCACCGGCTTTATCAGCCACTTTGTCATCGAAGGGGAAGCGATGGCGCAGCAACTGCGTCAGCTGATCCAGCTTAACGCGCTGCCGGAGCTGGAAGGGCATCGCGCCCAGCGTATTCTTCGCGACATAAACCAGCACCATCGCCACAAGTTTGCGCATTTTGATGAAGGTTTTGTCGAAAGGCTGCTTAATCATCCGGAAGTGCCGGAGCTGATCCGCACCAGTCCGCTGACCCAGCGGGAATGGCAGGTACTGGGTTTAATTTATTCCGGCTACAGCAATGAACAGATCGCCGGTGAGCTGGCCGTGGCGGCCACCACCATCAAAACGCACATTCGCAATCTGTATCAGAAGCTTGGCGTGGCGCATCGTCAGGATGCGGTGCAGCACGCCCAGCAATTGTTGAAGATGATGGGATACGGGGTGTAA
- the glpG gene encoding rhomboid family intramembrane serine protease GlpG: MLMITSFTNPRIAQAFVDYMQTQGITLTLQHHDKTDVWLADESQAERVHAELARFLENPGDLRYLAASWTSGQTNSGLHYQRYPFLATLRQRAGPFTLALAAICILVFIIMNVAGDQPVMVWLAWPYDPSLRFDVWRYFSHAVMHFSVLHILFNLLWWWYLGGAVEKRLGSGKLIVITIISALLSGYVQHKFSGPWFGGLSGVVYALMGYVWLRGERDPQSGINLPRGLIAFALVWLIAGWFDLFGMSIANGAHVTGLVVGLAMAFVDTQNVRKRT, encoded by the coding sequence ATGTTGATGATCACCTCTTTTACCAACCCGCGCATCGCTCAGGCGTTTGTTGATTACATGCAAACGCAGGGCATCACCCTGACGCTTCAGCACCATGACAAAACCGACGTCTGGCTGGCGGATGAAAGCCAGGCTGAACGCGTTCATGCGGAACTGGCGCGCTTTTTAGAAAACCCTGGCGATCTGCGTTATCTGGCGGCGAGCTGGACGTCAGGCCAGACGAACAGCGGCCTGCACTATCAGCGTTATCCCTTTCTGGCGACGTTACGCCAGCGGGCCGGGCCTTTTACGCTGGCGCTGGCGGCGATCTGTATTCTGGTGTTTATCATCATGAACGTGGCGGGCGATCAGCCGGTCATGGTCTGGCTGGCCTGGCCGTACGACCCCTCTCTGCGCTTTGACGTCTGGCGTTATTTCAGCCACGCGGTGATGCATTTTTCAGTACTGCATATTCTGTTTAACCTGCTGTGGTGGTGGTATCTCGGCGGCGCGGTGGAAAAGCGACTCGGCAGCGGCAAACTGATTGTCATCACCATTATCAGCGCGCTGTTAAGCGGCTACGTGCAGCATAAGTTCAGCGGTCCGTGGTTCGGCGGCTTGTCCGGTGTGGTCTACGCGCTGATGGGCTACGTCTGGCTACGGGGCGAGCGGGATCCGCAAAGCGGGATTAATTTGCCACGCGGCTTGATAGCCTTTGCCTTAGTATGGTTAATTGCCGGTTGGTTTGATCTGTTTGGCATGTCCATCGCCAATGGCGCGCATGTCACCGGTCTGGTTGTCGGTCTCGCCATGGCGTTTGTTGATACGCAGAATGTGCGAAAACGAACATAA
- the glpE gene encoding thiosulfate sulfurtransferase GlpE gives MDQFECINVEETHQKLQQKQAVLVDIRDPQSFAMGHTPGAFHLTNDTLSAFMQEHDYDTPVMVMCYHGNSSKGAAQYLLQQGFDQVYSVDGGFDAWHRHFPGEVAHGSL, from the coding sequence ATGGATCAATTTGAATGTATTAATGTGGAAGAAACCCATCAGAAGCTGCAGCAAAAGCAGGCGGTGCTGGTGGATATTCGCGATCCGCAAAGTTTCGCCATGGGCCACACCCCCGGCGCGTTCCACCTGACGAACGATACACTCAGCGCCTTTATGCAGGAACATGACTACGACACGCCAGTGATGGTGATGTGCTATCACGGCAACAGCAGCAAGGGCGCGGCTCAATATCTGCTGCAACAGGGTTTTGATCAGGTCTACAGCGTGGATGGCGGGTTCGACGCCTGGCATCGCCATTTTCCTGGTGAGGTGGCGCACGGATCGCTTTAA
- the glgA gene encoding glycogen synthase GlgA, whose protein sequence is MQVLHVCSEMFPLLKTGGLADVLGALPAAQIAVGIDTRVLLPAFPDIRRGITDARVVSRRDTFAGPITLLFGHYNGVGIYLIDAPHLYDRPGSPYHDTNLFAYTDNVLRFALLGWVGSEMACGLDPFWHPDIVHAHDWHAGLAPAYLAARGHPAKSVFTVHNLAYQGMFYAQHMDEIELPSSFFNVHGVEFNGQISFLKAGLYYADHITAVSPTYAREITEPQFGCGMEGLLRQRQLEGRLSGILNGVDEKIWSPDNDLLLASRYDRDSLEEKAENKRQLQVAMGLKVNDKVPLFAVVSRLTSQKGLDLVLEALPGLLEQGGQLALLGAGDPVLQEGFLAAAAEHPGQVGVQIGYHEAFSHRIMGGADVILVPSRFEPCGLTQLYGLKYGTLPLVRRTGGLADTVSDSSLENLADGVASGFVFEDSNAWSLLRAIRRAFVLWSRPSLWRFVQRQAMGMDFSWHVAAQSYRDLYNRLK, encoded by the coding sequence ATGCAGGTTTTACATGTATGTTCTGAAATGTTCCCGCTGCTTAAGACGGGTGGTCTGGCAGATGTTCTTGGCGCGTTACCCGCGGCGCAAATCGCCGTTGGAATAGATACACGCGTCCTTTTGCCTGCTTTTCCAGATATTCGACGGGGCATTACCGATGCACGCGTGGTGAGCCGGCGCGACACGTTTGCCGGTCCTATCACATTACTATTTGGTCACTATAACGGCGTGGGGATTTACCTGATTGATGCGCCGCATCTTTATGACCGCCCAGGGAGTCCGTATCACGATACCAATCTTTTTGCTTACACCGACAACGTGTTGCGCTTTGCGCTGCTGGGTTGGGTAGGCAGTGAAATGGCCTGTGGCCTCGATCCGTTCTGGCATCCTGACATCGTTCATGCCCATGACTGGCATGCGGGACTGGCTCCGGCGTACCTTGCGGCGCGCGGTCATCCGGCAAAATCGGTGTTTACTGTGCACAACCTGGCCTATCAAGGCATGTTTTATGCACAGCATATGGATGAAATCGAATTGCCATCATCATTCTTTAATGTTCATGGTGTCGAATTCAACGGTCAGATCTCATTCCTGAAGGCCGGTCTGTACTACGCCGATCATATTACGGCCGTCAGCCCGACCTACGCGCGTGAGATCACCGAGCCGCAGTTTGGCTGCGGCATGGAAGGTCTGCTGCGTCAGCGGCAGCTGGAAGGGCGTCTTTCCGGCATCCTGAACGGGGTCGATGAGAAAATCTGGAGCCCGGACAACGATCTGCTTCTGGCGTCGCGTTATGATCGTGATTCGCTGGAAGAGAAAGCCGAAAACAAACGCCAGCTTCAGGTGGCAATGGGGCTGAAGGTGAATGACAAAGTGCCGCTGTTTGCGGTAGTCAGCCGCCTCACCAGCCAGAAAGGACTGGATTTGGTGCTGGAAGCCCTGCCGGGCCTGCTCGAACAGGGTGGACAACTGGCGCTGTTAGGTGCAGGCGATCCGGTCTTGCAGGAAGGATTCCTGGCGGCAGCGGCAGAACATCCGGGCCAGGTGGGAGTGCAGATTGGCTATCACGAAGCCTTCTCGCACCGCATCATGGGGGGAGCCGATGTGATTCTGGTGCCAAGTCGCTTTGAGCCGTGCGGGCTGACTCAGCTCTACGGCCTGAAATACGGCACGCTGCCGCTGGTACGTCGTACCGGGGGACTGGCGGATACCGTGTCAGACAGCTCACTGGAAAACCTGGCGGACGGCGTCGCCAGCGGATTTGTGTTTGAGGACAGTAATGCCTGGTCGCTGTTACGCGCGATAAGGCGAGCTTTCGTGTTGTGGTCTCGTCCATCGCTGTGGCGCTTCGTGCAACGACAGGCGATGGGGATGGATTTCAGCTGGCATGTAGCGGCGCAGTCCTACCGGGATCTCTACAACCGGTTGAAATAA